One stretch of Fictibacillus sp. b24 DNA includes these proteins:
- a CDS encoding SDR family oxidoreductase, which produces MSNQNHPTGQPAQHQNQQPGVESEMTPKPQSESSAYKGSGKLKGKSTLITGGDSGIGKAVAIAYAKEGANVAIVYLEESQDAEETKRQVEEEGVQCLLIRGDIGDESFCDQAVRDVVGSFGGLDVLVNNAAEQHPQQNLEDITAQQLEKTFRTNIFGMFHLTKAALPHLKQGSTIINTASITAYQGHPELIDYASTKGAIVSFTRSLSNNLVKKGIRVNGVAPGPIWTPLIPSTFTADKVEQFGKDTPMGRPGQPEELAPAYVYLASEDSSYVSGQMIHINGGKVVNG; this is translated from the coding sequence ATGTCTAATCAAAATCATCCAACTGGTCAACCCGCTCAGCATCAAAACCAACAACCTGGTGTTGAATCTGAAATGACACCAAAGCCACAATCCGAAAGTTCCGCCTATAAGGGAAGCGGAAAATTAAAAGGAAAATCAACGTTAATTACTGGTGGAGACAGTGGAATTGGTAAAGCGGTCGCAATCGCTTATGCCAAAGAAGGTGCAAATGTCGCGATTGTTTATTTAGAAGAGTCTCAGGACGCAGAGGAAACGAAAAGACAAGTGGAAGAAGAAGGCGTGCAGTGCTTGCTGATCCGCGGAGATATCGGTGACGAATCATTCTGTGATCAGGCGGTTCGAGATGTAGTCGGTTCTTTCGGTGGACTGGACGTATTGGTGAACAATGCCGCCGAACAGCATCCTCAACAAAACTTAGAGGATATAACAGCTCAGCAGCTCGAGAAGACCTTCCGCACAAATATATTTGGAATGTTCCATCTGACGAAAGCTGCTCTTCCTCATTTGAAGCAAGGAAGCACGATTATCAATACAGCTTCGATCACAGCGTATCAAGGTCATCCGGAGTTAATCGATTATGCTTCAACGAAAGGTGCAATCGTGTCGTTCACAAGATCGTTGTCAAATAACCTTGTGAAGAAAGGTATCCGTGTAAATGGAGTCGCACCAGGCCCAATCTGGACACCACTCATCCCGTCAACGTTTACAGCTGATAAGGTGGAGCAGTTCGGTAAAGATACACCGATGGGCCGACCAGGACAGCCAGAAGAGCTTGCGCCTGCGTATGTGTACTTGGCGAGCGAAGATTCGTCTTATGTGTCCGGTCAGATGATTCATATTAATGGTGGTAAGGTCGTGAATGGTTAA
- the galU gene encoding UTP--glucose-1-phosphate uridylyltransferase GalU, translating into MKVKKAIIPAAGLGTRFLPATKAMPKEMLPIVDKPTIQYIVEEAVRSGIEDIIIVTGKGKRAIEDHFDYSYELEQNLFQKGKLGLLEEVQKPSKLADIHYIRQKEPKGLGHAIWCARKFIGNEPFAVLLGDDIVQSDTPCLAQLIQQYNEHKSSIIGVQQVPENQVSRYGIIDGKQLNDRLYGINHLVEKPKQQESPSNVAIMGRYVLTPQIFEILEKQHPGAGGEIQLTDAIASLNRTENVYAYDFEGTRYDVGEKLGFIQTTLDFALQRDDLKYDLLNYLTEIVNAAKANVRAK; encoded by the coding sequence ATGAAAGTTAAAAAGGCGATTATTCCTGCAGCAGGATTAGGTACACGATTCTTGCCAGCCACAAAAGCGATGCCGAAAGAAATGCTTCCGATTGTAGACAAACCGACGATCCAATATATCGTGGAAGAAGCAGTTCGCTCTGGCATAGAAGATATTATCATCGTAACGGGTAAAGGTAAGAGGGCGATTGAAGATCATTTTGATTATTCTTATGAATTGGAACAAAACCTCTTTCAAAAAGGAAAGCTTGGTCTTTTAGAAGAAGTACAGAAACCTTCCAAACTCGCAGACATCCATTATATTCGCCAAAAAGAACCAAAGGGATTAGGGCATGCGATTTGGTGTGCGCGAAAGTTCATCGGCAACGAACCGTTTGCTGTCCTGCTTGGTGATGATATTGTTCAATCAGATACACCTTGTTTAGCACAGCTGATCCAGCAGTACAACGAGCATAAATCATCCATTATTGGGGTCCAGCAAGTGCCAGAGAACCAAGTTTCGCGATATGGAATTATTGATGGGAAACAGCTAAACGATCGGTTGTATGGTATCAATCACCTTGTTGAAAAGCCAAAGCAACAGGAGTCGCCGTCAAATGTTGCCATCATGGGCCGCTATGTCCTTACGCCTCAAATATTTGAGATCTTGGAGAAGCAACACCCTGGTGCAGGAGGCGAGATTCAACTCACAGACGCAATTGCCTCTCTCAACCGAACAGAAAACGTGTATGCCTATGATTTTGAAGGCACTCGATATGACGTCGGAGAAAAGTTGGGTTTTATACAAACCACCCTTGATTTTGCTCTTCAACGAGATGATCTTAAATACGACTTGCTGAATTACTTAACAGAGATTGTAAATGCAGCAAAAGCTAATGTACGTGCCAAGTAA
- the galE gene encoding UDP-glucose 4-epimerase GalE, whose protein sequence is MVVLVTGGAGYIGSHTCVELLNAGYQVVVVDNLSNSNRDVLEQIQLITGKILTFYEADLLEKGQLEAIFSNHEIEAVAHFAGFKAVGESVEMPLRYYINNLISTLNLCEIMDKYHVYNLVFSSSATVYGDPDQVPITEDFPLRATNPYGQTKLMTEQILQDLSAANPMWSIALLRYFNPIGAHESGLIGEDPKGIPNNLLPYISQVASGQLPHLSIFGSDYETHDGTGVRDYIHVVDLAIGHVSALKYLSQSSGVETFNLGTGIGHSVLEMVHAFEQATGQRIVYHVQERRAGDVAVCFADPSKANRILKWAAKRSVFEMCRDAWKWQTHSRTLKNG, encoded by the coding sequence ATGGTCGTTTTGGTTACAGGTGGAGCGGGCTATATCGGAAGTCATACGTGTGTTGAACTGTTAAATGCAGGTTACCAAGTCGTTGTGGTCGACAACCTTTCGAACAGCAATCGTGATGTTTTGGAACAAATACAGCTGATTACAGGTAAAATTCTTACTTTTTATGAAGCTGACCTACTTGAGAAAGGACAGCTAGAAGCCATCTTTTCTAATCATGAAATTGAAGCCGTTGCTCATTTTGCCGGCTTTAAAGCAGTAGGCGAGTCTGTAGAAATGCCTCTTCGCTATTATATAAATAACTTAATCTCCACTTTGAATCTTTGTGAAATAATGGATAAGTATCATGTTTATAACTTGGTGTTCAGTTCTTCTGCAACTGTTTATGGCGACCCCGATCAGGTACCAATCACAGAAGATTTTCCTTTGCGGGCGACGAACCCTTACGGACAAACGAAGTTGATGACCGAACAGATTCTTCAAGATCTTTCAGCAGCAAACCCCATGTGGAGTATCGCTTTATTGCGCTATTTTAACCCGATTGGTGCTCACGAGAGCGGTCTGATTGGAGAAGATCCAAAAGGTATTCCAAACAACTTACTACCTTATATTTCTCAAGTGGCTAGCGGGCAGCTGCCTCATCTTTCAATCTTTGGATCGGACTATGAAACACATGACGGGACAGGGGTACGAGACTACATTCATGTGGTAGATTTGGCAATTGGACATGTAAGTGCATTGAAATATCTAAGTCAGTCATCAGGGGTAGAAACTTTCAATTTAGGGACAGGTATAGGTCATAGTGTGCTTGAAATGGTGCATGCTTTTGAACAGGCAACAGGGCAGCGGATTGTGTACCACGTTCAAGAGCGACGGGCAGGGGATGTGGCTGTATGTTTTGCTGATCCTTCAAAAGCCAATCGAATATTAAAGTGGGCAGCAAAAAGAAGTGTATTTGAAATGTGTCGAGATGCATGGAAGTGGCAAACGCACTCACGCACTCTAAAGAACGGGTAA
- a CDS encoding bifunctional metallophosphatase/5'-nucleotidase, which yields MSMNQTFKRLLASTLAVGLISSQVAVTSFAAPKETKKKDPNFNLSLMHINDTHARLDNVAKRVTAIKEVRAAKPDALLLDAGDVFSGSLYFNEFKGQADLEFMNLLDYDLMTFGNHEFDLGSSPEGHQALADFVKNADFPFVSTNVDFSKDEKLSPLYKEQYASNPKDSKIYPSVIKRVNGEKVGFIGLTTEETADISSPEAVEFQNYIEEAQKAVKELEERDVNKIVAITHLGFDDNPQYDNDLELAKYVDGIDVIVGGHSHTQLNAPVVVSADENGEQKDSTVIVQAYQYSEYLGTLDVQFDKKGKVISQSGKLIEIKSKSEDPEAAELLKKYSNKINEIKNMPTGGFAENALEAPRLSTSPISVRAHELPIGNLITDGMLDKAKDYNPNVVMAFQNGGGIRATIDQGEITYGDVLTTLPFGNTLATMKLTGAEIKEALEHSVSQAPGENGGFLHVSGMKFTYDSRNAAGNRVLSMDVKNADGTFTAINPAQEYVIATNAFTAKGGDGFTVFKNAYEQGRVTDLGASDWENLRDYVAELVNVNPVVEGRIVDVGR from the coding sequence ATGTCAATGAATCAAACGTTTAAAAGATTACTAGCTTCCACTCTTGCAGTAGGGTTAATTTCTTCTCAGGTAGCTGTAACATCTTTTGCAGCACCAAAGGAAACAAAGAAAAAAGATCCAAACTTTAATTTATCACTAATGCACATTAACGACACACATGCTCGTCTAGATAACGTGGCAAAGCGTGTAACCGCTATCAAAGAAGTGCGAGCAGCTAAACCAGATGCATTGCTTCTGGATGCTGGCGATGTATTCTCCGGCAGCCTTTATTTTAACGAATTTAAAGGACAAGCTGATCTTGAATTTATGAATCTATTAGATTACGACTTAATGACATTCGGAAACCACGAGTTTGATCTTGGTTCAAGTCCTGAAGGTCACCAAGCATTAGCCGACTTTGTTAAGAATGCTGATTTTCCTTTTGTAAGCACGAACGTTGATTTTTCTAAAGATGAAAAATTAAGCCCTTTATATAAAGAACAATATGCAAGCAATCCAAAAGACAGCAAGATCTACCCTTCCGTTATTAAGAGAGTGAACGGTGAAAAGGTTGGTTTTATTGGATTAACAACAGAGGAAACGGCTGATATCTCTAGTCCAGAAGCTGTAGAATTCCAAAATTATATTGAAGAAGCGCAAAAAGCTGTAAAAGAATTAGAAGAGCGTGACGTAAATAAAATTGTTGCGATTACACACCTTGGTTTCGATGACAATCCACAGTACGATAACGACCTAGAACTAGCAAAGTATGTAGATGGCATTGATGTCATTGTTGGGGGTCACAGCCATACACAATTGAATGCTCCTGTTGTCGTTTCAGCAGATGAAAATGGTGAACAAAAGGACTCTACGGTTATCGTACAAGCCTATCAATATAGTGAATACTTAGGAACGTTAGATGTTCAATTCGATAAAAAAGGTAAAGTTATTTCTCAATCTGGAAAGTTGATTGAAATTAAGTCAAAATCAGAAGATCCTGAAGCCGCTGAACTTTTGAAAAAGTACTCAAATAAGATTAATGAAATTAAAAACATGCCAACTGGTGGTTTTGCTGAAAATGCGCTAGAAGCTCCGCGATTGAGTACTAGTCCTATCAGTGTAAGAGCTCATGAACTACCAATCGGCAACTTAATTACTGACGGTATGCTTGATAAAGCAAAAGACTATAATCCAAATGTAGTTATGGCCTTCCAAAACGGTGGCGGAATTCGTGCAACCATTGACCAAGGTGAGATCACGTACGGTGATGTACTAACGACTCTTCCTTTTGGAAACACGCTTGCAACAATGAAGTTAACTGGTGCAGAAATTAAGGAAGCACTTGAACACAGTGTAAGCCAAGCTCCTGGTGAAAATGGCGGCTTTCTTCATGTATCTGGCATGAAGTTTACGTATGACAGCAGAAACGCTGCTGGCAACCGTGTTCTTTCAATGGATGTTAAGAACGCTGATGGAACATTTACAGCTATTAATCCTGCTCAAGAATATGTAATTGCAACAAACGCGTTTACAGCTAAAGGCGGAGACGGATTCACAGTCTTCAAAAACGCTTATGAGCAAGGACGCGTTACAGATCTTGGTGCATCTGACTGGGAAAACCTTCGTGATTATGTTGCAGAGTTAGTGAATGTTAACCCTGTGGTTGAAGGCCGTATTGTTGATGTAGGTAGATAA
- a CDS encoding LCP family protein gives MIYSLMWYEFIKKVAKKMKKILLIIGIIVGVAALSIGGYGYYLYDKTKTAVNDMQEDVKMDTPKPVVQGENLKPFSVLLLGVDERKGDKGRSDTMIVASVNPNTEKLFMFSIPRDTRTEIIGKGYEDKINHAYAFGGTQMALDTVENFLDTPIDYYVKVNMESFRDIVDAVGGVEVNNPRAFEYEGNSFPVGVQELNGKEALSYSRMRYEDPKGDLGRNDRQRQVIASIIDKGARVSSITKFDNILSILGENVKTNMTFDEMKDIQKNYKNARKQIESTEIKSSGKMIGGIYYGIVDDEERTRVQNLLKENLE, from the coding sequence ATGATATACTCCTTAATGTGGTATGAATTTATAAAGAAAGTAGCGAAGAAAATGAAGAAAATACTTCTCATAATTGGGATAATAGTCGGAGTAGCGGCACTCAGCATAGGAGGATATGGGTATTACTTGTATGACAAAACCAAAACAGCGGTAAATGACATGCAAGAAGATGTAAAAATGGATACGCCTAAACCAGTTGTACAAGGGGAAAATCTAAAGCCTTTCTCTGTTCTTCTACTAGGAGTGGATGAGCGTAAAGGTGACAAAGGACGTTCAGATACGATGATTGTTGCATCAGTTAACCCGAATACTGAAAAACTGTTCATGTTCAGCATCCCACGTGATACACGAACTGAGATTATCGGTAAGGGATATGAAGATAAAATTAACCACGCTTATGCATTTGGCGGAACGCAGATGGCACTAGATACAGTAGAGAACTTCTTGGATACACCCATTGACTATTACGTAAAAGTAAACATGGAATCTTTCCGTGATATCGTAGATGCCGTTGGCGGAGTTGAAGTTAACAACCCTCGGGCATTTGAGTACGAAGGTAACTCTTTCCCTGTAGGTGTTCAGGAATTAAACGGAAAAGAAGCGTTGTCCTATTCACGTATGCGATACGAAGATCCAAAAGGTGATCTCGGGCGTAACGATCGTCAACGTCAAGTAATTGCATCAATCATTGATAAAGGAGCACGCGTCTCTTCTATCACGAAATTCGACAACATCTTGTCAATTTTAGGAGAAAACGTAAAAACAAACATGACGTTTGATGAGATGAAAGATATTCAAAAAAATTATAAGAATGCGAGAAAACAGATCGAATCAACAGAAATCAAGAGTTCAGGCAAGATGATCGGCGGCATCTACTATGGCATTGTAGATGACGAAGAAAGAACACGCGTTCAAAATCTATTAAAAGAAAACTTAGAATAA
- a CDS encoding YveK family protein translates to MEETISLKEIAATLKKRLSLIMIIAAVAVAVSGVVSYFFLTPIYQASTQILVNQKTSEQPIIDANQIKSNVDIINTYSVIIKSPTILDKVVQELNLNTTTDALVGTITVNSEQNAQVFNLTVQNEDPAEAVKIANGIAKTFSTEITEIMNVDNVKILSPAVLKDNQSPIKPKPLLNIAIALVVGVMAGVGIAFLLEYLDNTIKTEEDIQRILQLPVLGVIPKISVEDEKALHSNKAAARNRMGSETIGS, encoded by the coding sequence ATGGAAGAAACGATTTCGTTAAAAGAAATTGCCGCTACACTGAAAAAACGGCTTTCTTTAATCATGATCATTGCTGCGGTGGCAGTAGCGGTTAGTGGTGTAGTTTCCTACTTTTTTCTAACACCTATCTACCAGGCTTCAACTCAGATCCTCGTAAACCAAAAAACAAGTGAACAGCCAATTATCGACGCCAATCAAATTAAATCCAATGTAGATATTATCAACACGTACAGCGTAATTATTAAAAGTCCAACCATTCTTGATAAAGTCGTACAAGAATTAAATTTAAATACAACAACAGATGCTCTTGTTGGGACAATTACCGTAAACAGTGAACAAAACGCACAGGTTTTTAATTTAACGGTACAAAATGAAGATCCAGCGGAAGCGGTGAAGATTGCAAACGGTATTGCAAAAACGTTCAGTACGGAAATCACAGAAATCATGAACGTGGATAATGTAAAGATTCTTTCACCTGCTGTATTAAAAGATAACCAATCACCTATTAAACCGAAGCCATTATTAAACATTGCGATCGCATTAGTGGTCGGAGTGATGGCGGGAGTAGGCATTGCCTTCTTACTGGAATACTTAGATAACACGATTAAGACGGAAGAAGACATTCAAAGAATTTTGCAGTTACCTGTACTAGGGGTTATTCCGAAGATTTCTGTGGAAGATGAAAAAGCACTACATTCTAATAAAGCAGCTGCAAGAAACAGGATGGGAAGTGAAACCATTGGCTCGTAA
- a CDS encoding CpsD/CapB family tyrosine-protein kinase: MKKHYILIKQLQETGWEVKPLARKLRKTIQDLTQRSLISHMNPKSPISEQYRTIRTNIQFASVDEEFKTLMVTSAGPGEGKSTTAANLAVVLAQQGKRVLLIDGDLRKPTVHYTFKVSNIYGVTNVLARQKTLQETAVMTKIPDLDVLPSGPVPPNPSELIASKSMDQLIEEASTQYDYVLFDTPPVMAVTDGQLLSNKVDGVILVISSGKTEIEGAVKAKELLEHAQAKLLGTVLNGKEFKKENYYYYYGNN; encoded by the coding sequence ATGAAAAAGCACTACATTCTAATAAAGCAGCTGCAAGAAACAGGATGGGAAGTGAAACCATTGGCTCGTAAATTAAGAAAAACCATACAAGACTTAACTCAAAGAAGTCTTATTAGTCATATGAATCCCAAGTCTCCAATCTCAGAGCAATACCGTACAATCCGAACAAACATACAATTTGCTTCCGTTGACGAAGAGTTTAAAACACTAATGGTTACATCAGCTGGACCTGGAGAAGGAAAATCAACAACAGCTGCAAACTTAGCTGTCGTGTTGGCTCAACAAGGCAAACGTGTGCTTTTAATTGATGGGGACCTTCGTAAGCCGACCGTTCACTACACGTTTAAGGTGAGTAATATTTATGGGGTAACAAATGTATTAGCCAGACAGAAGACTTTACAAGAAACGGCCGTTATGACGAAAATTCCAGATCTTGATGTTTTGCCGAGTGGCCCTGTACCGCCAAATCCTTCTGAGTTAATCGCTTCAAAGTCTATGGATCAATTAATTGAAGAGGCAAGCACTCAGTATGATTATGTATTATTCGACACGCCTCCAGTTATGGCTGTCACCGATGGTCAGTTACTTTCTAACAAAGTAGATGGAGTTATTCTTGTAATCTCAAGCGGTAAGACGGAGATTGAAGGGGCCGTTAAAGCAAAAGAGCTTCTTGAACACGCACAAGCAAAACTGCTTGGAACCGTTTTGAACGGAAAAGAGTTTAAAAAAGAAAACTATTATTACTACTATGGTAACAATTAA
- a CDS encoding tyrosine-protein phosphatase — protein sequence MIDIHSHILPGIDDGAQTLEEAIAMADAAVKEGITHLYATPHHRNGRYENDRCSILHEVDFFNGELTERNIPLQIIPGQEVRIYKEIIKDLDRGIFTPLNNELKYLLIELPSNSVPTYAAEILFELSLRNYQPIIVHPERNSEIIENPDLLYDLVVTGALTQVTASSVVGNFGKKILQFSHDLIKANMAHFIASDAHNTNSRGFHLSGAYEMIQKQHGIDTRYYLQENAEHVLKGESIYVPQPLHIRKKKFLGIF from the coding sequence TTGATAGACATACATAGTCACATATTGCCGGGAATTGACGATGGAGCTCAAACTTTAGAAGAAGCGATTGCAATGGCTGATGCCGCAGTGAAGGAAGGCATTACCCATTTGTATGCAACACCACATCATAGGAATGGAAGATACGAGAATGATAGGTGTTCGATTCTTCATGAAGTTGATTTTTTTAATGGTGAATTAACTGAAAGAAATATACCGCTCCAAATCATCCCGGGACAAGAGGTTCGCATTTACAAAGAAATAATAAAGGATCTCGACCGGGGAATATTTACACCATTAAATAACGAGTTGAAATATTTACTTATTGAACTTCCTTCGAACAGTGTCCCGACATATGCCGCAGAAATTCTATTTGAACTAAGTCTTAGAAACTACCAACCGATTATTGTTCATCCAGAGCGCAACAGTGAGATTATAGAAAACCCGGATCTGTTATACGATTTAGTCGTTACTGGTGCACTAACTCAAGTTACAGCAAGTTCAGTTGTCGGTAACTTCGGAAAGAAGATTTTGCAATTTTCACACGACTTAATCAAAGCGAATATGGCACACTTCATCGCGTCAGATGCACACAATACAAACAGCCGTGGTTTTCATTTGAGCGGAGCTTACGAAATGATTCAAAAACAGCATGGAATAGACACAAGATATTATCTGCAAGAAAACGCAGAACATGTGTTAAAAGGCGAAAGTATCTATGTACCTCAACCATTGCATATACGGAAAAAGAAATTTTTAGGTATCTTTTAA
- the galU gene encoding UTP--glucose-1-phosphate uridylyltransferase GalU: MKKVKKAIIPAAGLGTRFLPATKAMPKEMLPIVDKPTIQYIVEEAIESGIEDIIIVTGKGKRAIEDHFDHAFELEQNLFEKGKFELLEKVKHTSNLVDIHYIRQKEPKGLGHAVNCAKKFIGDEPFAVLLGDDIVQADKPCLKQLIERYEETTASIIGVQQVPENETHRYGIIEPSSSFNNLYGVKNFVEKPKEGTAPSNLAIMGRYILTPEIFQYLDEQKTGAGGEIQLTDAIQKLNKFQRVFAYDFEGKRYDVGEKLGFIMTSVEFALKDKDLNKQLLQDLERLLEELKVIS; the protein is encoded by the coding sequence ATGAAAAAAGTAAAAAAGGCTATCATACCGGCAGCAGGATTAGGGACCCGTTTTCTGCCGGCAACAAAAGCTATGCCTAAAGAGATGCTGCCAATCGTAGACAAGCCGACTATCCAGTACATTGTGGAAGAGGCAATCGAATCGGGCATCGAAGACATCATTATTGTAACAGGTAAAGGGAAACGAGCGATTGAAGATCATTTTGACCATGCCTTCGAACTCGAACAGAACTTGTTTGAAAAGGGTAAATTCGAACTGCTTGAGAAGGTCAAGCACACTTCAAATTTAGTCGATATACATTATATTCGTCAGAAAGAACCAAAAGGTTTGGGTCATGCTGTAAATTGTGCAAAAAAATTTATTGGAGATGAGCCTTTTGCCGTACTACTTGGAGATGACATCGTACAAGCAGACAAGCCTTGTTTAAAGCAACTGATTGAAAGATACGAGGAAACAACCGCATCAATTATTGGGGTTCAGCAAGTTCCAGAGAACGAGACTCATCGTTATGGAATTATAGAACCATCAAGTTCTTTTAATAACTTGTATGGAGTTAAAAACTTTGTTGAAAAGCCTAAGGAAGGAACGGCTCCATCAAATCTTGCTATCATGGGTCGCTATATTTTAACACCAGAAATCTTTCAATATTTAGATGAACAAAAAACCGGTGCTGGTGGGGAAATTCAATTAACTGACGCTATTCAAAAATTAAATAAATTCCAAAGAGTATTTGCGTACGACTTCGAAGGTAAACGGTATGATGTTGGGGAAAAGTTAGGGTTTATAATGACGTCGGTAGAATTTGCATTAAAAGATAAAGATCTTAATAAGCAGTTGCTGCAAGATCTTGAACGATTACTAGAAGAATTAAAGGTAATAAGCTAA
- a CDS encoding sugar transferase has protein sequence MAVTSSNKSNAAQNVRNNPFHHLEVDGDKYYLFNKRLIDILSAIIGIVLLSPIFLLVALTIKLEDRNGPIFFKQVRVGKDGNEFNMYKFRSMVSNAEDKLQDLLEYNEVAGPMFKMRYDPRITRVGMFIRKTSIDELPQFFNVLKGEMSLVGPRPPLPREVKLYTDYDKQRLAVIPGCTGLWQVSGRNSLGFEQMVELDLKYISKRNLALDLIIIFKTIAVVFGKNAY, from the coding sequence TTGGCTGTGACATCGTCTAATAAATCAAACGCTGCACAAAATGTAAGGAATAACCCTTTTCATCATTTAGAAGTTGATGGGGATAAGTATTACTTATTTAATAAAAGATTAATAGATATATTATCAGCGATTATAGGGATAGTTTTATTATCTCCTATATTTTTACTTGTTGCACTAACTATAAAATTAGAAGATCGAAATGGACCTATTTTCTTTAAACAAGTCCGCGTGGGTAAAGATGGAAATGAATTCAATATGTACAAATTTCGTTCAATGGTATCAAATGCTGAAGATAAACTTCAGGATTTATTGGAATATAATGAAGTTGCAGGTCCAATGTTTAAGATGAGATATGACCCACGTATAACAAGAGTTGGAATGTTTATTAGGAAGACAAGTATTGATGAATTACCTCAATTTTTTAATGTGCTTAAAGGAGAAATGAGTTTAGTTGGCCCTAGGCCACCATTGCCTAGGGAAGTGAAATTGTATACCGATTATGATAAGCAGAGATTAGCGGTAATTCCTGGTTGTACTGGATTGTGGCAAGTTAGTGGCCGAAACTCACTAGGTTTTGAGCAAATGGTTGAATTAGATTTGAAATACATCTCTAAAAGAAATCTAGCCTTAGATTTAATAATTATATTTAAAACCATTGCTGTTGTATTTGGGAAAAACGCTTATTAA
- a CDS encoding glycosyltransferase family 1 protein, which yields MSEVNRVGVVIGKWINYGVETLVFNCYRHVDKEKIQFDFIIDEDSVGIPRDEIESMGGRVIIVPPYQKINKYISELTKLFKKNKYKIVHAHISTLSVFPLYAAKKAGVPIRIAHCHTTAGKGEVFKNIMKYSLRPLSKIFPTHLAASSRLGGEWLFGNGCFETYDMYYLPVARDVETFTYNKKVRDTVRTELGINNKFAIGHFGRFVAQKNHSFLIDVFKEIKSIEPNAVLLLAGDGELLNETKEKVSNLNLTNSVQFLGKRNDVAQLYQALDVFVLPSLYEGVPGVGIEAQSAGLPFVFSDTITEEVRILDTSKRLSFKDGVKQWAEIIVSLKGATRENKIKEMTEAGYNIKAAAKNLQQYYMTSIEKNNK from the coding sequence TTGAGTGAAGTTAATCGAGTTGGAGTAGTTATTGGAAAGTGGATAAACTATGGTGTGGAGACCTTAGTGTTTAATTGTTATCGACATGTTGACAAGGAAAAAATTCAATTTGACTTTATTATAGATGAAGATTCTGTTGGCATACCACGTGATGAAATCGAATCAATGGGTGGTCGAGTAATTATTGTTCCTCCATATCAAAAAATAAATAAATATATATCTGAATTAACTAAGTTGTTTAAAAAAAATAAATATAAAATTGTTCATGCTCACATTAGTACTCTTTCCGTATTTCCCTTATATGCAGCTAAAAAAGCTGGGGTGCCAATTCGAATAGCTCATTGCCATACAACTGCAGGTAAGGGTGAAGTCTTTAAAAATATTATGAAATACTCATTAAGACCTTTATCAAAAATCTTTCCCACACATTTAGCAGCTAGTTCTAGACTTGGTGGTGAGTGGCTTTTTGGAAATGGTTGTTTTGAGACTTATGACATGTATTATTTACCTGTTGCAAGGGATGTGGAAACATTCACTTATAATAAAAAGGTGAGAGATACCGTCCGTACGGAATTGGGAATAAACAATAAATTTGCGATTGGACATTTTGGGAGATTTGTGGCACAAAAAAACCATTCTTTTTTAATTGATGTATTTAAAGAAATTAAATCCATAGAACCTAATGCTGTATTATTGTTAGCTGGTGATGGTGAATTGTTAAATGAAACAAAGGAGAAAGTTTCTAATCTTAATTTGACAAATTCAGTACAGTTCTTAGGAAAAAGAAATGATGTTGCCCAACTGTATCAAGCGTTAGACGTGTTTGTTCTTCCTTCTTTATATGAAGGGGTTCCAGGAGTTGGAATAGAAGCTCAATCAGCGGGATTACCGTTTGTTTTTTCTGATACTATTACTGAAGAAGTTAGAATTCTCGATACATCTAAGAGATTGTCCTTTAAGGACGGTGTGAAGCAATGGGCTGAAATTATTGTGAGTCTAAAAGGGGCTACAAGGGAAAATAAAATTAAAGAAATGACAGAGGCTGGTTATAACATAAAAGCAGCAGCGAAAAATTTACAGCAATATTATATGACATCTATTGAAAAAAATAATAAATAA